A window of Paraburkholderia sp. ZP32-5 genomic DNA:
CCGCACCGATTTCCAGCAGGGCAGTCCGGAGCAACTGTTCGCCTCCGTGCGCGAGCAGATCCTGTCGTTACCCGACAATTGCCTGCTTTATCCGGCGCACGATTATCGCGGCATCACTGTGACGAGCGTCGCCGAAGAGCGGCGTTTCAATCCGCGCCTCGGTGGCGACGTGGATATCGGCGACTTCACCGGTTATATGAATAACCTGAACTTGCCGCATCCGAAGTTGATGGCCGTGGCGGTGCCCGCGAATCTGCGCTGCGGAAAGCCGGAGGGCGGCCCGGATCCGGCGGAAACGCCGGACTGGGCGCCGCTGACGCTGCGCTTTAGCGGGGTATGGGAAATCGAGCCGATGGCGCTGCTCGAACATGGCGCGGCGTTTCAGATCGTCGACGTGCGCGAGGCGCCGGAATTCATCGATCGTCTGGGGCATTTGCCGGGTGCGAGGCTGGTGCCGTTATCGCAACTGATGTCGCGCATCGATGAGCTGGATCGCGAGCGCCCGGTCGTCGCGGTGTGCCGCTCTGGAGTGCGCTCGGCTCAGGCGAGCGTGCTGTTGAGTAAAGCGGGTTTTGGCAAGGTGGCTAATCTTGCTGGCGGGATGTTGCGGTGGAAAATCGAAGGGCTGCCGGTAGCTTCGGATAGTGTTTGAAATAGAGTTGTATGCGGGCTGTCAGCGCTTTACCCCGAAAGACCGCACGGGTTGGGCAACCGGCGGGATGGCGGGAATATAAAAATGAGAAAATGCCGGGTGCGGTTAATCGATTGCAAATGCGTGTGATTAATCAAGAACGAATTAATTGCCTGTGTTTGTTTTGCCCGTATCGGGGCCTTACAAAGTTTTTCGAAAAATTCATAAATTCAGGTGAATATTCATTGATTCAATTTGATTTTATTTTATGAGCTGCTAATCGGATTTATTCGTTGATTATGCGGAAAACCTGCCCGCAACTTCATCGCGGCATCGCAATCACCTGACGTCAGCACCCGGTTCAGCGTGATGCCAAGCCCGCCCTTGCGCATCGAATTCCGCTCTCAACCCGGCGCGGCGGACCTTGCGCGGGTGTCGGATGTAAATTAATATTGCCTTACAAAAATATTTCGAAAAGACTTCACTCTCGCTATTCCCAATCCTACATATTGCCCACGCGCAAGTAGCAAATCCATATTTCATTTCGATGAATCACTTCGTTTTGTGATCTGTAAACCCTTGTAAAAAAGCGACTTCAGTAAAGACTACATGTCATAAAAAGGGAACATAGTCGCTCGATAATCTCGCTGCATAAAAATTCACGGATGTATTCCGTTTCGGGCGGCAATAGCAGTCTTGTTTTCAAACCAATAGGGGTCCCACAATGCCGGTCAGTCCACGTACCACCCTTCTTCTAACCTCCATCGCGGCAGCCTGCGTGCTGTCTGCTTGCGGCGGCAGCGACGATAACTCGTCGACGGCCAGCAACGGTGGCGGTAACAACAACCCGACGCCGACGACGTTCTCCGGTGTCGTGGCCGCTACGAACTTCGTGCCGGGCAATACGACGGGTAATCCGACGATCAAGGCTGGCTACTACGCCGGCGCGACCGTGTGCCTCGATGCCAACGGCAACGGCAAGTGCGATACGGGTGAAGCGAGCGCGACGACCGACAGCAAGGGTCACTTCTCGCTGCAATCGACGGCAACCGGTCAACTGATCGCCGACGTCAGCACGAAGGCCACCAACACGGCCAGCGGCGGCGCGGTTGCCAGCCACCTGATTCTGCGCGCTTCGGCTGCGCAGATCACCGACCAGGGCGACGCAAACATCGTGATCAGCCCGATGTCGAGCGAAGTGCAGCGTCTGGTCGAAGCGAACGGCTCGACCTACGCGACTGAGAAGGCCAACCTGTCGAAGCGCATGACCGGCCCGAGCCTCGGCGCATCGTCGGTGACGGTTGCCGCAGCGGACGTGCTCGGCGACGTCAACAAGCTGACGGGCGCCGAACAGCAAGCCATGCTGTTCGAAAACAATCAGCTCGAGAACCGCTATACGTACGCGACGACCAAGCTCGATCGCGGCGATCTGTACCCGGATAACCTCGCGGTGAAGGGCGGCGATCCGTCGCTCGTCGGCCAGTCGGGCGTGAGCACGGCAACGGCCGTCAAGCCGACGCAGACGCAGGCTCCGATTACGTTCGCACAGTCGCAGCAGGCTGCGTTCAACATCGAAGGCATTCCGCGCTACGACAACATCTTCATCGTGATGCTGGAGAACAAGAGCACGAACACGATTCTCGGTTCGCAGTTCGCTCCGAACATCAACAAGCTGTTGGCGGCCAACAACAACTTCCCGACCTACTACGCAACGGGTAACCCGAGCGAGCCGAACTACACGGCACTCGGCGGCGCGGACGACTGGGGTATCACCGACGACAGCTGGTGGGGTTGCGGTGCAGGCGCTCCGGGTTCGGGCACGAACGGTGCGCCGACGGACGTCGCATTCGCGGGCGGCACGGCATCGGACGGCCAGCCGCTGGTCGCGACCGGCGCAACGCCGCCGCTCGACAGCGCGCACCTTTCGAGCTTCGGCGGCGCGAGCTGTAACGTCGGCGCGAGCGCGAACCACAACGTGCAGGCACCGAGCCTGTTCACGCTGGTATCGCAGGCCGGCATGAACTGGCGTACGTACAGCGAATCGATGAACCCGGGTCAGGACCCGCGCGCGGACAGCATCACCGATCCGGCCGTGACGGGCACCTACACGGGTCCGGGCGCAGTGGCGGGTTCGGGTCCGTTCGCGATCGCGGGCGGTCTGTACAAGACTAAGCACCACCCGGGCATGGCTTACCAGAGCACGCGTAACCTGCCGGAGTTCATGGCGGATAACCGTACGGTGTTCGGTACGCAATTCACGCCTGCTGAGTACGCGAACCAGACGGTCTACAAGGTTCCGACCGGGTATAACTTTGACCAGTTGAGCACCGACCTCGCCACCGGCGACGTGGGTAACCTGAACTTCATCATGCCGGACCAGTGCGACGACATGCACAGCGTCGGTTCGGATCCGTCGTGCGCGGGCACCAACATCATCCAGCGTGGTGACGCTTACGTTCAGTTGCTCGTCAACAAGATCGAAGCATCGCCGCTGTGGATGAACCGTCAGCGCAAGGTTGCGATCGTCGTGATGTTCGACGAAGGCGGCGGCACCAGCACCTCGTGCTGCGGCTGGAACACGTCGGCGGCCAGCAACGACCAGCCGCTGCAGCAGAACGCGGACGGTACGTTCTCGCCGGTCGCGACGCCGCTGACCAAGTACTCGGGCGGCAACCATGGTCACGGCAACTCGATCTTCGGCATTCTGACGAACCAGCAGACCGCGTCGACGGGCACGACGGACAGCGATGCGTACAGCCACTTCTCGCTGGTGCGTACGATGCAGGACATGTTCCAGATTGGCGATCCGCAGAAGCCGGGTACGTACCTGAGCCGCGCGAAGTACACGGAATCGTTCATCGCTCAGAACATCCTGAACCTGCCTGAATTCGCGAGCAGCGCGGATACGCACTTCGACTCGGTGCGTCCGATGAACCACGCTTACGTGATTCCGGCGACGTACACACAGCGCCTGAACCCGGGTGACGTGAGCGGCACTTCGCTCTCGACCGCCCAGGTTGGTCCGGACAAGAATCAGATCAACGTCTGGACGCAGAAGTAAGCAGAACGGGCAGCAGCGGGAGGCGCAAGCCGGCCTCCCGCCCTCACTCGAATTGACTCTTTCGTAATACCAGTCAATGCATGGCAGGCCACGTTATGCGTGGCCTGCCAGTTGCGTTGTGTGACATCCACGTTTGTCCGCTCTCCGTGCCGTTATCGAATAGAGCCGGCAAGGAAAACGGACTAGCAAGGAATCGATATGCGCAAGCTTTACGTCGGCGTGCTCGCAGGTGCGCTTTCATTGATGCTCGCGGCCTGTGGTGGCGGGGGCGGGGATTCGTCCCAGACCTCGTCGAACGGCGGCGCGCCTTCGGGTGGCAACGGCACCGGCGCGGGCTCCGCACAGCAGGTCAAGCTGAGCGTGGCCGCTCAGGTCGGCAAGCAGTTGTTCTTCGACCAGAATCTGTCGGGCGGCAAGAACATGTCTTGCGCGACCTGCCATAGCCCGCAATTCGCGTACGGTCCGCCGAACAGCCTGTCGGTGCAGCTTGGCTCGGATCCTTCGGTGGCCGGTCAGCGCGCGGTGCCTTCGCTGCGCTATAAATCGATGACGCCGCCGTACGACGACGTCGCCGCCAACCCGGACGGCGTGACGGTCAACGCGCCGGGTGGTGGTTTCATGCTGGACGGCCGCGCGACCACGCTCGGCACTCAGCCGGCGCTACCGCTGCTCAATCCGCTCGAGATGAACAATGCGTCTTCGACGAGTGTGGTGCAGACCGTCCAGAACGCGTCCTACGCCGCGCTGTTCGAGCAGGCATACGGCGCTGGCGTGTTCGCGAATCCGGATACCGCGTTCGCCGACATCGGGCTGGCGCTGCAGGCATATCAGGAGGAAGATCCGAGCTTCCAGCCGTACACCAGCAAGTTCGATCTGTATCTGAGCAACAAGATCGGCGGCACGTTGACGCCGGCGGAGCTGCGCGGCCTCGCGCTGTTCAACAACACCGACGATGGCGCTGGTTGCGCGGCCTGCCATTACGGCGGCGCGAACTTCAACGGCTCGGTCGGGCTGATGACCGACTTCACGTATCAGGCAATCGGCGCGCCGCGTAATGACACGCAGATTCCCGACAATCCGGACCCGATCCCGAGCAATACCAATACCGCGTATTTCGACATGGGCCTGTGCGGTCCGCTCGCCACGCTGCATGTGCCGGGTACCGCGAACAGCGGCGCCGGTCCGGACCAGTTCACCGGTGTGAACGTACCTGATCCGTACTGCGGCCGTTTCAAGGTACCGACGCTGCGCAACGTCGCAACGCGCACCGCGTTCTTCCACAACGGCGTATTCCACTCTCTCGTTCAGGTGCTGAACTTCTACAACACACGCGATACGAACCCGGAATACTGGTATCCGAGCACGGGCGGCGACACCACTCAGATGGTTCAGAACCCGTCGTTCGCGCTGTTCCCGCAGGCAGCGTCGGGCGCCACGGCCACGCGTTTCAATGACCTGCCCGCGCAGTTCCAGGGCAACATCGACGAAGAGTTGCCGCTGGGCCAGGGGCAGACCGACGCGGGCGGCACGACCGCGGCGGACGGAGCGTTGCCGCGCGCGGTTCACTCGACGCCGCAAATGACGCCGCAGAATATCGCCGACGTCATCTGCTTCCTGAATACGCTGACGGACGGCTACCAGCCGCCCGCCACGCCACCCACGAGCGGTTCCTGCGTCAACTAACGACGAACGCGCGCAGCCTGCCCACATCGGGCCGGCCGCGCGTCGCATGTCGGCCCACCCTCCCCCGATATACTCCGCGTAGCTGAGTAACAAAGCCGGACTACGCAACTGAATCACCCAATCCAAGACGTTATTTAACCTGAGCAACGAAGACCATGATGCGACGTTCTACCGCCGTCCGCCTTGCTGGCGGCGCGCTTTCCCTGATCGCCCTGACACTGTTCGCTGGCTGCCACGACAAGAGCCAGGACGCCAGCCGGGAAAATTTCACCGCCGCCATCAACGGTTTCCTCGCGCAGCACGGCCATATGTGCCTCGCCAAATACGACTGGCCGATCTACGTGACGACCGATGACACCGCCAATGGCACGCGCGACGCGCTCCAGATGCCGGTGCTCGAAAAGCTCGGTCTCGTGAAGGGCAAGAACGTGCAGGCCGAGCGTACCGACGCGGACGGCAAGAAGATCTACGCGAATGCGCGTGTGTATGAGTTGACGCCAGAAGGGCAAAAGTACTATCTGCACATCCCCGAAGTGGTCGCAACGGCAACGAAGACCGTCACGCATCCGGCCGATTTCTGCGCGGCGTCGCTGACGCTCGACAAGGTGGTGGGCTGGGAAAAGCCGATGCAGCTGAACGGCAAGACGGTGTCGTCGGTGGTCTACACGTACAAGATCGATCCGGCACCGTGGGCGAAAGACGCCGACGCTCAGCGCGTGTTCCCGATGGTCAAGCGCGTGATCGAAGGCGCAGGCACGATGCAGCTGCGCGAAGGCGTGCATCTGACGTCGGAAGGCTGGGTTTCCGACGAAGTGTTCCAGCGCTGAGATTGCTGCTTCAAGCCGCCGCTTGCGGTGGCTTCAAGCAGGCTTTGAAGCAGGCCGAGGTGAATGCAGTGAACGAGGGACGCCGCGTGCGACGCGCCGTCCCTTTTGTCCTTGTTTAGAGCGTGCTCAGGCCATGCGCGGCACGAAGCGCCGCGTACGAATCCATTTAGTCGCCACCCACTTTTCATTCGAACGCAGCGGTGTGCTCGCGTGCAGCGAAGCGGGATCGCACAGCCCGAAGCGGTTGCCGTATTCGA
This region includes:
- a CDS encoding rhodanese-like domain-containing protein produces the protein MIFRQLFDPVSSTYTYLLGDSGEALLIDSVYEQVPRDLALLEELGLRLFATLDTHVHADHVTGAWRLRQRCGSDIALAAVVEADGPTRLLRHGERIDFGTRHLTVRATPGHTNGCLTYVLDDQSMAFTGDSLLIRGCGRTDFQQGSPEQLFASVREQILSLPDNCLLYPAHDYRGITVTSVAEERRFNPRLGGDVDIGDFTGYMNNLNLPHPKLMAVAVPANLRCGKPEGGPDPAETPDWAPLTLRFSGVWEIEPMALLEHGAAFQIVDVREAPEFIDRLGHLPGARLVPLSQLMSRIDELDRERPVVAVCRSGVRSAQASVLLSKAGFGKVANLAGGMLRWKIEGLPVASDSV
- a CDS encoding alkaline phosphatase family protein codes for the protein MPVSPRTTLLLTSIAAACVLSACGGSDDNSSTASNGGGNNNPTPTTFSGVVAATNFVPGNTTGNPTIKAGYYAGATVCLDANGNGKCDTGEASATTDSKGHFSLQSTATGQLIADVSTKATNTASGGAVASHLILRASAAQITDQGDANIVISPMSSEVQRLVEANGSTYATEKANLSKRMTGPSLGASSVTVAAADVLGDVNKLTGAEQQAMLFENNQLENRYTYATTKLDRGDLYPDNLAVKGGDPSLVGQSGVSTATAVKPTQTQAPITFAQSQQAAFNIEGIPRYDNIFIVMLENKSTNTILGSQFAPNINKLLAANNNFPTYYATGNPSEPNYTALGGADDWGITDDSWWGCGAGAPGSGTNGAPTDVAFAGGTASDGQPLVATGATPPLDSAHLSSFGGASCNVGASANHNVQAPSLFTLVSQAGMNWRTYSESMNPGQDPRADSITDPAVTGTYTGPGAVAGSGPFAIAGGLYKTKHHPGMAYQSTRNLPEFMADNRTVFGTQFTPAEYANQTVYKVPTGYNFDQLSTDLATGDVGNLNFIMPDQCDDMHSVGSDPSCAGTNIIQRGDAYVQLLVNKIEASPLWMNRQRKVAIVVMFDEGGGTSTSCCGWNTSAASNDQPLQQNADGTFSPVATPLTKYSGGNHGHGNSIFGILTNQQTASTGTTDSDAYSHFSLVRTMQDMFQIGDPQKPGTYLSRAKYTESFIAQNILNLPEFASSADTHFDSVRPMNHAYVIPATYTQRLNPGDVSGTSLSTAQVGPDKNQINVWTQK
- a CDS encoding cytochrome-c peroxidase is translated as MRKLYVGVLAGALSLMLAACGGGGGDSSQTSSNGGAPSGGNGTGAGSAQQVKLSVAAQVGKQLFFDQNLSGGKNMSCATCHSPQFAYGPPNSLSVQLGSDPSVAGQRAVPSLRYKSMTPPYDDVAANPDGVTVNAPGGGFMLDGRATTLGTQPALPLLNPLEMNNASSTSVVQTVQNASYAALFEQAYGAGVFANPDTAFADIGLALQAYQEEDPSFQPYTSKFDLYLSNKIGGTLTPAELRGLALFNNTDDGAGCAACHYGGANFNGSVGLMTDFTYQAIGAPRNDTQIPDNPDPIPSNTNTAYFDMGLCGPLATLHVPGTANSGAGPDQFTGVNVPDPYCGRFKVPTLRNVATRTAFFHNGVFHSLVQVLNFYNTRDTNPEYWYPSTGGDTTQMVQNPSFALFPQAASGATATRFNDLPAQFQGNIDEELPLGQGQTDAGGTTAADGALPRAVHSTPQMTPQNIADVICFLNTLTDGYQPPATPPTSGSCVN